In Thalassotalea sp. Sam97, a single window of DNA contains:
- the fabB gene encoding beta-ketoacyl-ACP synthase I produces MKRVVITGIGIVSSIGNNAEEVLDSLKVGRSGISKSESFVEKGLRSQVWGKPNIEPKDHIDRKIFRFMGDAAGYAYIAMEEAIKDAKLTDDQVSNYRTGLVAGSGGASSLNVVNSADTLREKGVKRVGPYAVPKTMSSTCSACLATPFKILGNNYSISSACATSAHCIGHAAELIQLGKQDIVFAGGGEEVDWSLAMMFDGMGALSTKYNDTPEKASRTYDASRDGFVISGGGGMVVVEELEHALARGAHIYAEIVGYGATSDGYDMVAPSGEGAVRCMQQAMEGVEGKIDYLNTHGTSTPVGDVKELGAIQEVFGHDCPAISATKAMTGHALGAAGVHEAIYTMLMMEHNFIAPSINIDELDEKAEGLNIIREPQEANIDLAMSNSFGFGGTNSTLVLKKFQG; encoded by the coding sequence ATGAAACGTGTCGTAATTACAGGTATTGGTATTGTATCGAGTATTGGTAACAATGCTGAAGAAGTTCTGGATTCATTAAAAGTTGGTCGTTCTGGTATTAGTAAATCAGAAAGCTTTGTAGAAAAAGGGCTTCGTAGCCAAGTTTGGGGTAAGCCAAACATCGAGCCAAAAGATCACATCGACCGCAAAATATTTCGCTTTATGGGCGATGCGGCAGGTTATGCATACATCGCAATGGAAGAAGCGATTAAAGACGCTAAGTTAACTGACGATCAAGTATCAAACTACCGTACTGGTTTAGTTGCCGGCTCTGGTGGTGCGTCATCACTTAACGTTGTTAACTCTGCCGATACCCTTCGCGAAAAAGGCGTTAAACGTGTTGGCCCATATGCGGTACCAAAAACTATGTCATCGACATGTTCAGCATGCTTGGCAACACCGTTTAAGATTTTAGGTAATAACTACTCAATCAGTTCAGCGTGTGCAACGTCTGCACACTGTATTGGTCATGCGGCGGAGTTAATTCAACTAGGTAAGCAAGATATTGTTTTCGCTGGTGGTGGTGAAGAAGTTGATTGGTCATTAGCCATGATGTTTGATGGCATGGGCGCATTATCAACTAAATATAATGACACACCAGAAAAAGCATCGCGTACCTACGATGCAAGCCGTGACGGCTTTGTTATCTCTGGCGGTGGCGGTATGGTTGTTGTTGAAGAGTTAGAGCACGCTCTTGCTCGTGGCGCACACATTTACGCTGAAATCGTTGGTTACGGCGCTACCTCTGATGGTTATGATATGGTCGCACCAAGTGGTGAAGGCGCCGTTCGTTGTATGCAACAAGCAATGGAAGGCGTTGAAGGTAAAATTGATTACTTAAACACCCATGGTACATCAACACCTGTTGGCGATGTTAAAGAGCTTGGCGCTATTCAAGAGGTGTTTGGTCACGATTGCCCAGCGATTTCTGCGACTAAAGCCATGACTGGTCATGCCCTAGGTGCCGCTGGTGTTCATGAAGCCATTTACACCATGCTAATGATGGAGCATAACTTCATCGCGCCATCAATCAACATTGATGAGCTTGACGAAAAAGCAGAAGGTTTGAATATTATCCGTGAACCACAAGAAGCGAATATTGACTTAGCGATGTCGAACAGCTTTGGTTTTGGTGGTACGAACTCAACCTTAGTATTGAAAAAATTCCAAGGCTAA